The proteins below come from a single Agrococcus beijingensis genomic window:
- a CDS encoding phosphoglycerate kinase: MAIRTLDSLGDLAGKTVLIRCDFNVPVQDGRITDEGRIVASLPTLRALLEQGAKVVAMSHLGRPKGEPEAKHSLEPVARRLGELLGTEVAFATDTVGEAAQRVRIALADGQLALLENLRFDPRETSKDPAERAAFAAELAAGADAFVSDGFGVVHREQASVFEIAQALPSAAGLLVQRELEVLSRLTESPERPYAVVLGGSKVSDKLGVIEHLLPRVDRLLIGGGMLFTFLAAKGHGVAASLLEEDQLERVRGYIAQAEQAGVELVLPTDVVVAARFAPDAEHETVAAEAIEQSSFGTDGIGLDIGPDSAAAFAEAIRGSRTVFWNGPMGVFEMEAFAAGTKAVAQALTEVQGLAVVGGGDSAAAVRQLGFDDAAFGHISTGGGASLEFLEGARLPGLEVLGW; encoded by the coding sequence ATGGCGATCCGCACGCTCGACAGCCTCGGCGACCTCGCCGGGAAGACCGTCCTCATCCGATGCGACTTCAACGTGCCGGTGCAGGATGGTCGGATCACCGACGAGGGACGCATCGTCGCCTCGCTGCCCACCCTTCGCGCGCTGCTCGAGCAGGGTGCGAAGGTGGTGGCGATGTCGCACCTGGGTCGCCCGAAGGGCGAGCCGGAGGCGAAGCACTCGCTCGAGCCCGTCGCACGACGGCTCGGCGAGCTGCTCGGCACCGAGGTCGCCTTCGCCACCGACACGGTCGGTGAAGCGGCGCAGCGCGTGCGGATCGCCCTCGCGGACGGGCAGCTCGCGCTGCTCGAGAACCTCCGCTTCGACCCGCGCGAGACCAGCAAGGATCCTGCCGAGCGCGCGGCCTTCGCCGCGGAGCTCGCGGCCGGCGCCGACGCGTTCGTCTCCGACGGCTTCGGCGTCGTCCACCGCGAGCAGGCGAGCGTCTTCGAGATCGCGCAGGCGCTCCCGAGCGCAGCCGGGCTGCTCGTGCAGCGCGAGCTCGAGGTGCTGTCGCGCCTGACCGAGTCGCCGGAGCGCCCCTACGCGGTCGTGCTCGGCGGCTCGAAGGTCAGCGACAAGCTCGGCGTGATCGAGCACCTGCTGCCGCGCGTCGACCGGCTGCTGATCGGCGGCGGCATGCTGTTCACCTTCCTGGCGGCGAAGGGCCACGGCGTGGCCGCGAGCCTGCTGGAGGAGGATCAGCTCGAGCGCGTGCGCGGCTACATCGCGCAGGCCGAGCAGGCCGGCGTCGAGCTGGTGCTGCCGACCGACGTCGTGGTCGCCGCCAGGTTCGCGCCGGATGCCGAGCACGAGACGGTCGCCGCAGAGGCGATCGAGCAGAGCAGCTTCGGCACCGACGGCATCGGGCTCGACATCGGGCCCGACAGCGCCGCCGCGTTCGCCGAGGCGATCCGCGGGTCGCGCACCGTGTTCTGGAACGGCCCGATGGGCGTGTTCGAGATGGAGGCGTTCGCCGCGGGCACGAAGGCGGTCGCACAGGCGCTGACCGAGGTGCAGGGGCTCGCGGTCGTCGGCGGCGGCGACTCCGCGGCCGCGGTGCGGCAGCTGGGATTCGACGATGCGGCGTTCGGCCACATCTCGACGGGTGGCGGCGCGAGCCTCGAGTTCCTCGAGGGTGCTCGCCTGCCTGGACTGGAGGTGCTCGGATGGTGA
- the tpiA gene encoding triose-phosphate isomerase: MVTETSRRTPLIAGNWKLQQDHLQAIALVQKLAWTLQDAKHDHASVEVAVFPPFTDLRSVQTLISAEKFDLRFGAQDVSEHDSGAHTGEVSAAMLAKLDCAYAIVGHSERRQDHHESDAIVGRKAAAALRAGITPIICVGETAEDLEQHGASAVPVQQLREVLAELPATGEIVVAYEPVWAIGSGQAATAEQAQQVAQALRQTIAEVRSDEAAAATRILYGGSVKSGNIAGFMREPDVDGALVGGASLDAAEFAAIARFKHHVGT; the protein is encoded by the coding sequence ATGGTGACGGAGACGAGTCGGCGGACGCCGCTGATCGCAGGCAACTGGAAGCTGCAGCAGGATCACCTGCAGGCGATCGCGCTGGTGCAGAAGCTCGCCTGGACGCTCCAGGACGCGAAGCACGACCATGCGTCGGTCGAGGTGGCGGTGTTCCCGCCCTTCACCGACCTGCGCAGCGTGCAGACGCTGATCTCGGCGGAGAAGTTCGACCTGCGCTTCGGCGCACAGGACGTCTCGGAGCACGACTCCGGCGCGCACACCGGCGAGGTGTCGGCAGCGATGCTCGCGAAGCTCGACTGCGCGTACGCGATCGTCGGCCACTCCGAGCGCCGCCAGGATCACCACGAGTCCGACGCGATCGTCGGCCGGAAGGCGGCGGCCGCGCTCCGCGCCGGCATCACCCCGATCATCTGCGTCGGGGAGACCGCCGAGGACCTCGAGCAGCACGGTGCATCGGCCGTGCCGGTGCAGCAGCTGCGGGAGGTGCTCGCCGAGCTGCCCGCGACGGGCGAGATCGTCGTCGCCTACGAGCCGGTCTGGGCGATCGGCTCCGGGCAGGCCGCCACGGCGGAGCAGGCGCAGCAGGTCGCGCAGGCGCTGCGCCAGACCATCGCAGAGGTGCGGAGCGACGAGGCTGCGGCCGCGACGCGCATCCTGTACGGCGGCAGCGTGAAGTCGGGCAACATCGCCGGCTTCATGCGCGAGCCCGACGTCGACGGCGCGCTCGTCGGCGGCGCGAGCCTCGACGCCGCCGAGTTCGCGGCGATCGCGCGCTTCAAGCACCACGTCGGCACGTGA
- the secG gene encoding preprotein translocase subunit SecG, whose product MEILQIIMQVILGVTSVLLTLFILLHKGRGGGLSDMFGGGVGSSIGSSGVAERNLNTITVFVSLAWLASIVVLGLITKFAGI is encoded by the coding sequence GTGGAGATTCTCCAGATCATCATGCAGGTGATCCTCGGCGTCACGTCAGTGCTGCTGACGCTGTTCATCCTGCTGCACAAGGGTCGCGGTGGCGGCCTCTCCGACATGTTCGGCGGCGGCGTCGGCTCGTCGATCGGCTCGTCGGGGGTCGCGGAGCGCAACCTCAACACGATCACCGTGTTCGTGAGCCTCGCGTGGCTCGCCTCGATCGTCGTGCTCGGCCTCATCACCAAGTTCGCGGGCATCTGA
- a CDS encoding RNA polymerase-binding protein RbpA produces MASGGSAIRGSRVGAGPMGEQDRGFHADRVAVSYWDAMGNETLRYFAADLPEDEIPEVIDSPSTGLPAGRDKENPPQVAKNEPYKTHLAYVKERRTPEEATQLLDEALQKLRSAEGRG; encoded by the coding sequence ATGGCCAGCGGAGGAAGCGCCATCCGAGGGTCGCGCGTCGGTGCCGGCCCCATGGGCGAGCAGGACCGTGGCTTCCACGCCGACCGCGTGGCCGTCTCCTACTGGGACGCGATGGGCAACGAGACGCTGCGCTACTTCGCAGCCGACCTGCCCGAGGACGAGATCCCCGAGGTCATCGACTCCCCGTCGACCGGTCTGCCCGCAGGCCGCGACAAGGAGAACCCGCCGCAGGTGGCGAAGAACGAGCCGTACAAGACGCACCTCGCGTACGTGAAGGAGCGCCGCACGCCCGAGGAGGCGACGCAGCTGCTCGATGAGGCGCTGCAGAAGCTGCGCTCCGCAGAGGGCCGCGGCTGA
- the pgl gene encoding 6-phosphogluconolactonase, producing MRHEILGDRAALVRSAADRLTALIGDLLVAQGRATIAVTGGSVGNELLAALADREIDWSRVHITWSDERFVEAGSADRNAQQAREALLDLVPIPEANVHELPASDSATLDEGAVQATAMLEELGRIDLTLLGMGPDAHIASLFPGLPGVRERGARVIAVRDSPKPPPDRLSFTLDAIDASDRVWLIVAGDDKAEAVALAHSGADADIAPAGAPQGRLETVMLLDDAAAAVLLD from the coding sequence ATGAGGCACGAGATCCTGGGCGACCGCGCGGCGCTGGTGCGCTCCGCAGCCGACCGTCTGACCGCGCTCATCGGCGACCTGCTCGTCGCCCAAGGGCGCGCCACGATCGCCGTGACGGGGGGCAGCGTCGGCAACGAGCTGCTCGCGGCGCTCGCCGACCGCGAGATCGACTGGTCGCGGGTGCACATCACCTGGAGCGACGAGCGCTTCGTCGAGGCCGGCTCTGCCGACCGCAACGCGCAGCAGGCGCGCGAGGCGCTGCTCGACCTCGTGCCGATCCCCGAGGCCAACGTGCACGAGCTGCCCGCCAGCGACAGCGCGACCCTCGACGAGGGCGCCGTGCAGGCGACCGCGATGCTCGAGGAGCTCGGCAGGATCGACCTGACGCTGCTGGGCATGGGGCCGGATGCGCACATCGCGTCGCTCTTCCCCGGCCTGCCGGGCGTCCGGGAGCGGGGCGCCCGCGTGATCGCGGTGCGCGACTCCCCCAAGCCGCCGCCGGACCGCCTGAGCTTCACGCTCGACGCGATCGACGCATCCGACCGTGTCTGGCTGATCGTGGCGGGCGACGACAAGGCCGAGGCCGTCGCGCTCGCGCACAGCGGCGCCGACGCCGACATCGCGCCCGCGGGCGCACCGCAGGGGCGGCTCGAGACCGTCATGCTGCTCGACGATGCCGCGGCGGCGGTGCTCCTCGACTGA
- a CDS encoding glucose-6-phosphate dehydrogenase assembly protein OpcA, which produces MIIRLTRTNTAEVQRRMLEIREEGGVVALGRVLTLVIHTQIGGEEEAIRAANQASREHPMRVIVVSRNPDSVNAGEEARLDAELRVGADAGASEVVLLQCYGELGSHLLGIVQGLLLPDAPVVAWWPSFMPETPSASQLGQISQRRITDSGKQADPHAAILALAGCYQPGDTDLAWTRLTNWRAHMAALLDQPPYEPVTGGRVTGDLSNPSVHLMAAWLRLRLHVPIEKLPAGDTPTGSSGLHAVELHRLTGDSSLTRVRDAVGVLQQPGQPEHHVALSTRGLEDQLAEELRKLAPDDMYRQVLASTLGEAA; this is translated from the coding sequence GTGATCATCAGGCTCACCCGCACGAACACCGCAGAAGTGCAGCGGCGGATGCTCGAGATCCGAGAGGAGGGCGGTGTCGTCGCGCTCGGCCGCGTGCTGACCCTCGTGATCCACACGCAGATCGGTGGCGAGGAGGAGGCGATCCGCGCCGCCAACCAGGCATCGCGCGAGCATCCGATGCGTGTCATCGTCGTCTCCCGCAACCCCGACAGCGTCAATGCCGGCGAAGAGGCGCGCCTCGATGCCGAGCTGCGGGTCGGGGCCGACGCGGGAGCCAGCGAGGTCGTGCTGCTGCAGTGCTACGGCGAGCTCGGCTCGCACCTGCTGGGCATCGTGCAGGGGCTGCTGCTGCCCGATGCGCCCGTGGTGGCGTGGTGGCCGAGCTTCATGCCCGAGACGCCCTCGGCCTCGCAGCTGGGCCAGATCTCGCAGCGCCGCATCACCGACTCCGGCAAGCAGGCCGACCCGCACGCGGCGATCCTGGCGCTCGCCGGCTGCTACCAGCCCGGCGACACCGACCTGGCCTGGACCCGCCTCACCAACTGGCGCGCGCACATGGCTGCGCTGCTCGACCAGCCGCCGTACGAGCCCGTCACCGGCGGCCGCGTCACCGGTGATCTGAGCAACCCCAGCGTGCACCTGATGGCAGCCTGGCTGCGGCTGCGGCTGCACGTGCCGATCGAGAAGCTGCCCGCCGGCGACACGCCGACCGGATCGAGCGGCCTCCACGCCGTCGAGCTGCATCGCCTCACCGGAGACTCCTCGCTCACGCGCGTGCGCGACGCGGTGGGCGTGCTGCAGCAGCCGGGCCAGCCGGAGCACCACGTCGCGCTGTCGACGCGGGGCCTGGAGGATCAGCTGGCCGAGGAGCTGCGCAAGCTGGCTCCCGACGACATGTACCGTCAGGTGCTGGCGTCGACCCTCGGGGAGGCGGCATGA
- the zwf gene encoding glucose-6-phosphate dehydrogenase yields MTEAQAGGGAIVAAGQNPLRDPSDQRLTRIPGPNSLVFFGVTGDLARKKLLPAVYDLANRGLLPPGFGLVGFGRRDWSHEEFAAQMRDAVQQHARTAFRESVWRQLADGIRFVKGDFDDDAGFDRLADVLAELDATRGTMGNHAFYLSIPPNAFPLVTQQLKRSGLAEGEGDRWRRVVIEKPFGHDLTSARELNAVVESVFPPDSVFRIDHYLGKETVQNILALRFANALWEPIWNANHIDHVQITMAEDIGVGGRAGYYDGIGAARDVIQNHLLQLFALTAMEEPVSFDAADLRVEKEKVLRAARVPLPLSESAARGQYDSGWHGGAFVKAFLEEEGMRPDSDTETYAAVKLEVDNRRWAGVPFYLRAGKRLGRRVTEIAIVFKRASQYLFEASDISTMGENALVIRVQPDEGVSMRFGSKVPGPGMHVRDVTMDFGYGHAFTEESPEAYERLILDVLLGDPPLFPRHEEVELSWKILDPIEDHWQATSGPVEQYQPGSWGPREAHELLARDGRHWRRP; encoded by the coding sequence ATGACCGAGGCTCAGGCCGGCGGCGGCGCGATCGTCGCCGCCGGTCAGAACCCGCTGCGCGACCCCTCCGACCAGCGGCTCACCCGCATCCCGGGGCCGAACAGCCTGGTCTTCTTCGGCGTCACGGGCGACCTCGCGCGCAAGAAGCTGCTGCCCGCCGTCTACGACCTCGCGAACCGCGGCCTGCTGCCGCCCGGGTTCGGATTGGTCGGGTTCGGCCGCCGGGACTGGAGCCACGAGGAGTTCGCCGCGCAGATGCGCGACGCCGTGCAGCAGCACGCGCGCACCGCGTTCCGCGAATCCGTCTGGCGGCAGCTCGCCGACGGCATCCGCTTCGTGAAGGGCGACTTCGACGACGACGCGGGCTTCGACCGGCTCGCCGATGTCCTCGCCGAGCTCGACGCGACCCGGGGCACGATGGGCAACCACGCGTTCTACCTGTCGATCCCGCCGAACGCCTTCCCGCTCGTCACCCAGCAGCTGAAGCGCTCGGGCCTCGCCGAGGGCGAGGGCGACCGCTGGCGCCGCGTCGTGATCGAGAAGCCGTTCGGCCACGACCTGACCTCGGCTCGCGAGCTGAACGCCGTCGTCGAGTCGGTGTTCCCGCCCGACAGCGTCTTCCGCATCGACCACTACCTGGGCAAGGAGACGGTGCAGAACATCCTCGCGCTGCGCTTCGCGAACGCCCTGTGGGAACCGATCTGGAACGCCAACCACATCGACCACGTGCAGATCACGATGGCCGAGGACATCGGGGTCGGCGGCCGCGCCGGCTACTACGACGGCATCGGTGCCGCCCGCGACGTGATCCAGAACCACCTGCTGCAGCTCTTCGCGCTGACCGCGATGGAGGAGCCCGTCTCCTTCGACGCGGCTGACCTGCGCGTCGAGAAGGAGAAGGTGCTGCGCGCCGCGCGCGTGCCCCTCCCCCTGTCGGAGTCGGCCGCCCGCGGCCAGTACGACTCCGGCTGGCACGGCGGCGCCTTCGTCAAGGCATTCCTCGAGGAGGAGGGCATGCGCCCCGACTCCGACACCGAGACGTATGCTGCCGTCAAGCTCGAGGTCGACAACCGCCGCTGGGCGGGCGTGCCGTTCTACCTCCGAGCCGGCAAGCGGCTGGGCCGTCGCGTCACCGAGATCGCGATCGTCTTCAAGCGGGCCTCGCAGTACCTCTTCGAGGCCTCGGACATCAGCACGATGGGTGAGAACGCGCTGGTCATCCGGGTGCAGCCCGACGAGGGCGTCTCGATGCGCTTCGGCTCGAAGGTGCCCGGTCCCGGCATGCACGTGCGCGACGTGACCATGGACTTCGGCTACGGCCACGCCTTCACCGAGGAGAGCCCCGAGGCCTACGAGCGCCTCATCCTCGACGTGCTGCTGGGCGACCCGCCGCTCTTCCCGCGCCACGAGGAGGTCGAGCTCTCCTGGAAGATCCTCGACCCGATCGAGGACCACTGGCAGGCGACGAGCGGGCCCGTCGAGCAGTACCAGCCCGGCTCGTGGGGTCCCCGAGAGGCCCACGAGCTGCTCGCCCGCGACGGACGGCATTGGAGGCGACCGTGA
- a CDS encoding glucose-6-phosphate isomerase codes for MTFIITASGAAKEAIARVVPQLVADGVAGRMVSGDATLWGDAAEAEASIRLGWIDAAANSAGLLDDIEALRKQLRQQGVDRIALAGMGGSSLAPEVITRTAGVHLTVLDSTEPEQVRRALKDGIARTALVVSSKSGSTLETDSQRRAFEAAYREAGIDPTERIIVVTDPGSPLDQDARRAGYRVFNADPNVGGRYSALTAFGVVPSGLAGVDVRELLAEANAVLAEISEDADDNPGLMLAAAIAGTKPLRDKIGFVADGTHIVGLGDWAEQLIAESTGKDGLGLLPVVLERDAPELSADLPDLQVVRLVGSAREAKHVAHGEVEVAGTLGAQLLVWEFATAVAGRILGINPFDQPDVESAKIAARGLLDALEPAAEAVAVDGGVEIRGTADVARDSLEASVDALLEQLGEGGYVAIHAYLDRIGQPRFERLRKAFAARTGRPVTFGWGPRFLHSTGQYHKGGTPNGVFLQLLGQPHEDLEIPGRSFTFGQLIQAQASGDASVLAEHGRPVLTLTLSDLDEGLERLLALAAR; via the coding sequence ATGACCTTCATCATCACCGCCTCCGGTGCCGCGAAGGAGGCGATCGCCCGGGTGGTGCCGCAGCTCGTCGCCGACGGCGTCGCCGGTCGCATGGTCTCCGGCGACGCCACGCTCTGGGGCGATGCCGCCGAGGCGGAGGCCTCGATCCGCCTCGGCTGGATCGACGCCGCCGCCAACTCGGCCGGCCTGCTCGACGACATCGAGGCGCTGCGCAAGCAGCTGCGCCAGCAGGGCGTCGACCGCATCGCGCTCGCCGGCATGGGCGGCTCCTCGCTCGCACCCGAGGTCATCACCCGCACCGCGGGCGTGCACCTGACGGTGCTCGACTCGACCGAGCCCGAGCAGGTGCGCCGCGCGCTGAAGGACGGCATCGCGCGCACCGCGCTCGTCGTCTCGTCGAAGTCGGGCTCGACGCTCGAGACCGACAGCCAGCGCCGCGCGTTCGAAGCCGCATACCGCGAGGCGGGCATCGATCCGACCGAGCGCATCATCGTGGTCACCGATCCCGGCTCGCCGCTCGATCAGGACGCCCGCCGGGCCGGCTACCGCGTCTTCAACGCCGACCCGAACGTGGGCGGCCGCTACTCGGCGCTCACCGCGTTCGGCGTCGTGCCCTCGGGCCTCGCCGGCGTCGACGTGCGTGAGCTGCTGGCGGAGGCCAACGCCGTGCTGGCCGAGATCAGCGAGGACGCCGACGACAACCCCGGCCTCATGCTGGCCGCGGCGATCGCCGGCACGAAGCCGCTGCGCGACAAGATCGGCTTCGTCGCCGACGGCACCCACATCGTGGGCCTCGGCGACTGGGCCGAGCAGCTGATCGCCGAGTCGACCGGCAAGGACGGCCTCGGCCTGCTGCCCGTCGTGCTCGAGCGCGACGCGCCCGAGCTGTCTGCCGACCTGCCCGACCTGCAGGTCGTGCGCCTGGTGGGCTCGGCCCGCGAGGCCAAGCACGTCGCCCACGGCGAGGTCGAGGTGGCCGGAACGCTGGGCGCCCAGCTGCTGGTGTGGGAGTTCGCGACGGCGGTCGCCGGGCGCATCCTCGGCATCAACCCGTTCGACCAGCCCGACGTCGAGTCGGCCAAGATCGCCGCGCGCGGCCTCCTCGACGCGCTCGAGCCGGCGGCCGAGGCCGTCGCGGTCGACGGCGGCGTCGAGATCCGCGGCACCGCGGACGTCGCGCGCGACTCGCTCGAGGCTTCGGTCGACGCCCTGCTCGAGCAGCTGGGCGAGGGTGGCTACGTGGCGATCCACGCCTACCTCGACCGCATCGGGCAGCCGCGCTTCGAGCGGCTGCGGAAGGCCTTCGCCGCCCGCACCGGCCGGCCCGTCACCTTCGGCTGGGGCCCGCGCTTCCTGCACTCGACCGGGCAGTACCACAAGGGCGGCACGCCGAACGGCGTGTTCCTGCAGCTGCTCGGCCAGCCCCACGAGGATCTCGAGATCCCCGGCCGCTCGTTCACCTTCGGGCAGCTGATCCAGGCGCAGGCCTCGGGCGACGCGAGCGTGCTCGCCGAGCACGGCCGCCCGGTGCTGACCCTGACGCTCAGCGATCTCGACGAGGGGCTCGAGCGGCTCCTCGCCCTCGCGGCGCGATGA
- the tal gene encoding transaldolase, with protein sequence MNDNTQSLADAGVSIWLDDLSRERITSGTLAALITERNVSGVTTNPTIFANAIAKGESYEAAIHELAADGAGVDEVITALTTSDVADACDIFADVYDATHGFDGRVSIEVEPGLARDTAGTVAQAATLHEMVGRENVLIKIPATKEGLEAIAATIGAGISVNVTLIFSLDRYRDVINAYLTGLERAQQAGHDLSKLHSVASFFVSRVDSEIDKRLDAIGTEEALALKGKAGIANAHLAYRVWQEAFQTERAQTLLAAGANTQRPLWASTGVKDPALPDTLYVTELTAPQTVNTMPEKTLEALADHGTITGDRVSGRGDEAEGVLDALDAVGVSYTDVVELLETEGLEKFEASWAELVETVRGHLDQAGAGA encoded by the coding sequence ATGAACGACAACACCCAGTCCCTCGCCGACGCCGGCGTCAGCATCTGGCTCGACGACCTGTCGCGGGAGCGCATCACCAGCGGCACGCTCGCCGCGCTGATCACGGAGCGCAACGTCTCCGGCGTGACCACGAACCCGACGATCTTCGCGAACGCCATCGCCAAGGGCGAGTCGTACGAGGCGGCGATCCACGAGCTCGCCGCCGACGGCGCGGGCGTCGACGAGGTCATCACCGCGCTCACCACGAGCGACGTCGCCGACGCGTGCGACATCTTCGCCGACGTGTACGACGCGACGCACGGCTTCGACGGCCGCGTCTCGATCGAGGTCGAGCCGGGCCTCGCGCGCGACACCGCCGGCACCGTCGCGCAGGCGGCGACGCTGCACGAGATGGTGGGCCGCGAGAACGTGCTCATCAAGATCCCCGCCACCAAGGAGGGCCTCGAGGCCATCGCGGCCACGATCGGCGCCGGCATCAGCGTCAACGTCACGCTGATCTTCTCCCTCGACCGCTACCGCGACGTCATCAACGCCTACCTGACCGGGCTCGAGCGCGCGCAGCAGGCCGGGCACGACCTGTCGAAGCTGCACTCGGTCGCGTCGTTCTTCGTCTCGCGCGTCGACTCCGAGATCGACAAGCGCCTCGACGCGATCGGCACCGAGGAGGCGCTCGCGCTCAAGGGCAAGGCGGGCATCGCGAACGCGCACCTCGCCTACCGCGTCTGGCAGGAGGCGTTCCAGACCGAGCGGGCGCAGACGCTGCTCGCAGCCGGTGCGAACACGCAGCGGCCCCTGTGGGCATCCACGGGCGTCAAGGACCCGGCGCTGCCCGACACCCTCTACGTGACCGAGCTGACCGCGCCGCAGACGGTGAACACCATGCCCGAGAAGACGCTCGAGGCGCTCGCCGACCACGGCACGATCACCGGCGACCGGGTCTCCGGCCGCGGCGACGAGGCCGAGGGCGTGCTCGACGCGCTCGACGCGGTCGGCGTCTCGTACACCGACGTGGTCGAGCTGCTCGAGACCGAGGGGCTCGAGAAGTTCGAGGCCTCGTGGGCCGAGCTCGTCGAGACCGTGCGGGGCCACCTCGACCAGGCCGGAGCGGGCGCATGA